The stretch of DNA CGACCGCCACGAAGACTGGCGCGTCGACGCCGGCGGCTACGAGCTCGCAGATCTCGTGGTCAGCGACGCCGACTACGCCCACACCGAGCAGGAGCTGCTGCCCGAGCGTAAACGCCAGTACGACGAGGCGTACTGGGACTCCCGAACGTACGCTCCCTCCGCGTTCCTGCTCTACATGGGCGTCGAGGGCGATCTGCCGGACCTCGCCCACCACACGCTCGTCCTCCCCACCGAGTGGGACCAGCACTTCGAGACGATCTTCGACGAGCCGTCGTGGCCCGAGGACCCCGCGTACTACCTCTGTGCGCCGTCGAAGACCGACGATTCAGTCGCTCCAGAGGGTCACTCGAACCTCTTCGCGCTGGTCCCCATCGCGCCCGGACTGGACGACGACGCCGAGACGCGCGAGGCGTACCGCGAAACGGTGCTCGACGATATCGCCGCGAACACCGACACCGACCTCCGGGACCGCATCGTCGTCGAGGAGACGTTCTCGGTCTCGGAGTTCGGCGCACGGTACAACTCGATGCAGGGCTCGGCGCTCGGACTGGCCCACACGCTGAAACAGACCGCGCTGCTGCGGCCCTCCCACGCGTCGAGTGAGGTTCCGGGACTGTACTTCACGGGCTCGTACACGACCCCCGGGATCGGCGTCCCGATGTGCCTGATCAGCGGGCAACTGACCGCCGAGGCGATCGCCGACCGCGAAGCCTGATGCTGCGCTACCTGCTGACGCTGTCGCGCCCGCGGTTCTGGCTGTACACCGCCGGGCCCGTCGTCGTCGGCGTCGCCTACGCCGCCACGGGAGTGGGGGATCTGCTCGCCGTCCTCCCTGCCGTTCTCTTCCTCTACTTCCTGCTGCCCGCCAACGTCTACCTCTACGGCGTCAACGACCGCTTCGACCGCGAGATCGACGCCGAGAACCCCAAGAAATCGGCGGGCCCGGAGGCGCGCTGGCGTGATTCCTCGGCAGTCACGGCAGTCGTCGCGTTCTCGGGGGTTCTGGGGCTCGCGCTGTTCCCGCTCACGCCCCGGGTCGCGTGGCCCTACCTCGCCGGCTTCTTCGCGCTCGCGACCGCCTACAGCGCGCCGCCGCTGCGGTTCAAAGCCCGCCCGTGGCTCGACTCGCTCTCGAACGGGCTCTACCTGCTCCCGGGCGCGGCCGCCTACGCCGCGATCGCGGGCGCACACCCGCCCGTCGCGGCGCTCGTCGGCGGCTGGCTCTGGACCATGGCGATGCACACCTACTCCGCGATCCCCGACATCGAGCCCGACCGTGCCGCGGGGATCGAGACGACGGCGACTGTGCTGGGTGAGACTCGGACGTACCTCTACTGCGGGGGCTGCTGGACGCTCGCCGCGATCGCGTTCGGCCTGCTCGACCCGCGGCTGGGAGTGCTGCTCGGGGTCTACCCACTCTTCCTGCTCGCGACCGTCGGTGTCGGCGTCGACGTCGATCGGGCGTACTGGTGGTTCCCAGTCGTCAACGGCGTCGTGGGGATGGTGCTGACTCTCGGCGCGCTGTTCGCGATGCGGGGGTGGATCGCGTGAGCGTCGCCGCGTGGCTGCCCGACGATCCCGCCGACCGCCGGTCGTGGGAGGCGGCGCTGTCGGAACTGATCCGCGAGCACCGCTTCACGATCGCGGTCGTCTTTCCGGCGGTCGGCGCCGTCTCGCTGATCGCGAGCGCGGAGGGGTGGCTCCCCGAGCCGCTGGTGTTCAACCCCCTGTTCGTGCTGGCGGGCGTGATCGTGATGCGCTCGCCGCTGATCGTCGGCGTGCTCCCGGTCGTCGACCGCCGGGCGGCGCTCGGTGTGGCCGCGCTGGCGGCGTACAGCTACGCCATCGAGATCGTCGGCGTCACGACGGGCTGGCCGTACGGCCAGTTCGAGTACGGCGTCTCGCTCGGGCCGATGCTCGGCGGCGTTCCCGTCGCCCTCCCGGTCTTCTTCCTCCCGCTGGTCGCGAACGCGTACCTGCTCTGTCTGCTCCTGCTGGGCAGGCTCGCGGATCGTGCGCTCCCCAGACTGCTCTCGGTGATCGCACTCGTACTGGCGATGGACGTGGTGCTCGACCCCGGTGCGGTCGCGCTGGGGTTCTGGACGTACGGGGGCGGCGTCTTCTACGGCGTCCCGCTGTCGAACTACGCGGGCTGGGTGCTCTCGGCGACGGTCGCGGTGGTCGTCTTCGACGCGACGTTCGACCGGACCGCGCTGGGTGCGCGGCTGGAGGCCTGTGAGTTCGCGCTGGACGACATGGTGAGCTTCGTCCTCCTGTGGGGCGGCGTGAACGCGGTCTACGGGAACTGGCTGCCCGTGCTCGTCGCCGCGGTCATCGGCACCGGGCTACTCCGGACCGATCGGTTCGACGCGGGGATGGTGCCGGGATTGGGTCGCCGTCGGTAGTTTCAACCGCGGGCCGGCCGATCCCGCGGTCGACGCCGATGGAGCATCCCCACCCGGAGATCGACCGCGGCGAGCGCTACGAACAGGCCGACATCGAAGCGCTGTTCGACACCGGCTTCGGCTATCGCGTCTCGGGCATCAACGTCCGGAACGACGACGACGGGGACCGCTACGTGCTGCTGTTCGCCCGCGAGGGCGGCCCCTACGACGACGATGTCTCCGCGGGGACGTTCACCTACGTCGGCGAGGGGCTGCCCGACAAGGGCGACCAGTCGCCGGAGACGTTGGGGAACGCGGCACTGATCGAGGCTGAGAGCGACCCCGTACCGATCTACTTCTTCTACAAACCCCGCGACGAGCCGGGGTGGGAGTACCGCGGACAGGTCGCCGTCGAGGGACACGAGACGGTGTACGACGAGGACGGCGAACGCGAGGTGCTTGAGTTCGAACTGCGACAGGAGAACGAACGAGCCACAGAACCCGGCATTGACGCCCCGGCGGCGCCGTTCGAGCCCGAGGACACCGCCGGCCGCACGGTCACGCAGACTCGTGCCGGGGTTCGCGTCTCGGAGTCGTTCAAACAGTCGGTGTACGACCGGTTTGACGGCCGCTGTGCGGTCACCGATATCGACCACCGCAGCCTCCTGACCGTCTCACACGTCCTCCCCCGGAGCGAGCGTCCGGAGATCGCCGAGGACCCGAGAAATGCGCTACTGTTGAACTGGACCCACCACTTCGCGTTCGACGCGGCGCTGTGGACGTTCGACGAGGCCGGACGGCTGTGGGTGAACCCCGAGTACGACCCCGACGACCGTTGGATGGGAGAGAGCCTGCACGCGCGCCACGGCGAACGGATCGAGGGACTCAGGGACGCCGGCGTGGCCGACGAGTATCTCGGGACTAGGAACGAGTCGCTGAACTGGTGGCCGCCGAGCTAGGGCACCGGCAGCCGCCCGGTCAGCCGGTGGAGCCGGTGACCGCTCTCGTCGCTGGGGATCGCGCTCACCGAGCGGAACACGGCGAGTGGATCGGGGTTTCGCTGCCACGCGATCCGGGTCCGGGCGGCGAGCCAGAGCTTCCGGGGGGTCGACAGCGAGGGCGTCGTCGACACCACATCGTAGTCGAGTTTCCGGATGAGCCGGTGGTGGTCGGCGTACAGCACCGCCGCGAGCAGCACCGGGAACTGGCAGTCCTCCGGGAGTAGCTCGATACCGGCGACGCCGTCGCGGTACAGCGCTTCCGCCCGCGAGAGCTCGGCCTGCACCGCGCCGGCGACGTTCCCGTCGAACTCCAGCCGGGCGATCTGCTCGTGGCTCGACCCGTGCGCTTCGAGCGTCTCGGCGGGGAGGTAGATGCGGTCGCGCTCGACCACGTCCTCGCGCACGTCCCGGACGAAGTTGGTGAGCTGGAACGCCTCGCCGAGCGCGGTCGCCGCGGGGAGCGCCTCGTCGGCGCGGTCGGGCGCCATCACCGCGGTCATCATCCGCCCGACGGCGGCCGCGGAGCCGTCCATGTACGCCCGGAGCTCGTCGTAGCTCTCGTAGCGGGCCTTCTCCACGTCGGTCGCCATGGCGTCGACGAACGTGTTCACGTCCGACTCGGGGATCTCGTGCTCCTCGCGGATCTCCGAGAACGCTGCGAGCACGGGGTCGTCGGCCGGCTCCTCGCCCAGCGCTGCCCGGCGGAACGACTCCAACCGTTCGGCCCGCTGCTCGGGTGTGAGGTCGTTGTCGCCGTCGACCACCTCGTCGGCGACGCGGAAGAAGGCGTACAGTACGTACGTGGGGTGGCGCACTCGTTCGGGGAGGAACCGCGTCGCGACGTAGAACGTTTTGCCCGTCTCTCGGTGGATCTGCTTGCTCCGGGCGAGCTGTCGTTGTTCGACCATAGTTGTGCGGCGCTCGCCGGCCGGTAGGCGGGAGCGATCGCGTGCCTTAACGATTGCTCCGAAGCGGCTTAACTGTGCGGTCCCGTGGCACGACAGTTAGTAGAAGGTGTCCGCACAGTCGAACACGACCCCGTGCCGGGGGCAGACGTACTCACAGTGGCGGTGAACCATCGTCTCCCCGCAGTGTGGGCAGGGTCGGCCGGGCGCCGTGGACTCCTCGGCGTCGCTCACGGCCGGGAGTGAGAGCGCCGGCGAGAAAGCAGTTACGAGCGATGCCGGCGGAGGAACGCTTTCCCCCGTGGCACGCCATCACACGAATATGGACCGTCCGAGCCGGGAACAGTCGATCGAGGCCGCTATCGGCGTGCTCGCGGGGGTCGCCGCCGTCGCCGGATCGCTGCTCGCCGCCGGCGACACGCCCGCGTTCGTCGGCGCCAGCGCGGCAACACTCCTCCGCGACGCGAGCCCGGGGTTCGTCGCGGTCGAGGTCAGAGGCCTCGGCGAGGCGGCGCAGCCGCTACTGGTGGCGGTCACCGGGCTGATCCTGATCGCACTCTACGCGGCGGCGACGGCGTTCGCTCGGCGATCCGTCGACGGCGGCGCTACAGCAGGGGTGACGACGCTCGCGCTCGTCGGCGGAGGGACGCTACTACTCACGGGTAGCCTCGCGAGCGCGATCGGTGGGGGCATCGCGGCGATGGTCGTCGTGCTCGCCGCCTCGCGCCCGCTCGGATCGCGGCGGTCCGCCGGGGGGTCGCCGGGACGCCGCCGCCTGCTGCAGGCCGGCGCCGCCACGCTCGGCGCGCTCGCGGCGAGTACGGTTCGACTCGGCGGTGGATCGGACGGGGCGGGCAGCCCCGACCCGCCGGATCCGGCCGCCCAGTCGCTGCTCTCGGTCGCGGCGGAGCGCTCGCTCTCGCTGCCGAACGCCGACGGGCTGGTGTCCGATGGGTTCTACACCGTCGACATCGCGACCGTCGATCCGACGATCTCACCCGCGGATTGGGAGCTCACCGTCACCGGCGAGGTGCCCGAGGAGCGGTCGTTCACGCTCTCGGAGCTGCGGGCGTTCGACGCCGAGCGGCGGTTCGTCACGCTGCGTTGCGTGAGCGACCCGTTGAACGGCGAGAAGATCGACACCGCACTCTGGGACGGCGTCCCCGTCTCGACGGTGTTGGAAGCGGTCGACGCCCCCGAGAGCTGCTGTGTCACGCTCCACGCCGCCGACGACTACTTCGTCTCGTTCCCGCGGGAAGCGCTCGATTCGGGGTTGCTCGCGTGGGGGATGAACGGCCGTCCCCTCCCCCGAAGCCACGGTGCTCCCCTGCGGACGCTCGTGCCGGGGCACTGGGGCGAGACGAACGCCAAGTGGCTCACCGAGATCGAGATCCGCGAGGAGCCCGAGGACGGCTACTGGGAGCAGCGCGGCTGGGAGGGGACGGGCGAGGTGAACACCGTCGCGAAGCTCCACAGCACCACCGTTCGCGACGGGACGGTCCGCGTCGGCGGGCACGCCTACGCCGGCACGCGCGGGATCGACGCCGTCCAGGTGTCGACCGACGGCGGCGACAGCTGGACCGAGGCGACGCTCTCGGACCCGCTCCCGGGTGCGGTACCCCTCGATGCCGAGGATCCCGACCCCGACGGTGCCGCCGCCGACGCGTGGCGGATGTGGGAGCACGAGTACGACGCCGACGGGCGACACGAGGTGGTGGTCCGGGCGATCGACGGCGAGGGCGAGCGACAGACCGAGGACCGGGAGGGGGTCCGCCCCTCGGGTGCGACGGGCTGGGTGAGCGAGACAGTCCGGCCGTAATGAGTGAATTATGACGGTCGAACTGCCGTGAGAATTATCCGGATAGAACGTTTA from Halolamina sediminis encodes:
- a CDS encoding prenyltransferase, which encodes MLRYLLTLSRPRFWLYTAGPVVVGVAYAATGVGDLLAVLPAVLFLYFLLPANVYLYGVNDRFDREIDAENPKKSAGPEARWRDSSAVTAVVAFSGVLGLALFPLTPRVAWPYLAGFFALATAYSAPPLRFKARPWLDSLSNGLYLLPGAAAYAAIAGAHPPVAALVGGWLWTMAMHTYSAIPDIEPDRAAGIETTATVLGETRTYLYCGGCWTLAAIAFGLLDPRLGVLLGVYPLFLLATVGVGVDVDRAYWWFPVVNGVVGMVLTLGALFAMRGWIA
- the cruF gene encoding bisanhydrobacterioruberin hydratase produces the protein MSVAAWLPDDPADRRSWEAALSELIREHRFTIAVVFPAVGAVSLIASAEGWLPEPLVFNPLFVLAGVIVMRSPLIVGVLPVVDRRAALGVAALAAYSYAIEIVGVTTGWPYGQFEYGVSLGPMLGGVPVALPVFFLPLVANAYLLCLLLLGRLADRALPRLLSVIALVLAMDVVLDPGAVALGFWTYGGGVFYGVPLSNYAGWVLSATVAVVVFDATFDRTALGARLEACEFALDDMVSFVLLWGGVNAVYGNWLPVLVAAVIGTGLLRTDRFDAGMVPGLGRRR
- a CDS encoding HNH endonuclease signature motif containing protein codes for the protein MEHPHPEIDRGERYEQADIEALFDTGFGYRVSGINVRNDDDGDRYVLLFAREGGPYDDDVSAGTFTYVGEGLPDKGDQSPETLGNAALIEAESDPVPIYFFYKPRDEPGWEYRGQVAVEGHETVYDEDGEREVLEFELRQENERATEPGIDAPAAPFEPEDTAGRTVTQTRAGVRVSESFKQSVYDRFDGRCAVTDIDHRSLLTVSHVLPRSERPEIAEDPRNALLLNWTHHFAFDAALWTFDEAGRLWVNPEYDPDDRWMGESLHARHGERIEGLRDAGVADEYLGTRNESLNWWPPS
- a CDS encoding phytoene/squalene synthase family protein, coding for MVEQRQLARSKQIHRETGKTFYVATRFLPERVRHPTYVLYAFFRVADEVVDGDNDLTPEQRAERLESFRRAALGEEPADDPVLAAFSEIREEHEIPESDVNTFVDAMATDVEKARYESYDELRAYMDGSAAAVGRMMTAVMAPDRADEALPAATALGEAFQLTNFVRDVREDVVERDRIYLPAETLEAHGSSHEQIARLEFDGNVAGAVQAELSRAEALYRDGVAGIELLPEDCQFPVLLAAVLYADHHRLIRKLDYDVVSTTPSLSTPRKLWLAARTRIAWQRNPDPLAVFRSVSAIPSDESGHRLHRLTGRLPVP
- a CDS encoding HVO_2523 family zinc finger protein, with product MSDAEESTAPGRPCPHCGETMVHRHCEYVCPRHGVVFDCADTFY
- a CDS encoding molybdopterin-dependent oxidoreductase, which produces MDRPSREQSIEAAIGVLAGVAAVAGSLLAAGDTPAFVGASAATLLRDASPGFVAVEVRGLGEAAQPLLVAVTGLILIALYAAATAFARRSVDGGATAGVTTLALVGGGTLLLTGSLASAIGGGIAAMVVVLAASRPLGSRRSAGGSPGRRRLLQAGAATLGALAASTVRLGGGSDGAGSPDPPDPAAQSLLSVAAERSLSLPNADGLVSDGFYTVDIATVDPTISPADWELTVTGEVPEERSFTLSELRAFDAERRFVTLRCVSDPLNGEKIDTALWDGVPVSTVLEAVDAPESCCVTLHAADDYFVSFPREALDSGLLAWGMNGRPLPRSHGAPLRTLVPGHWGETNAKWLTEIEIREEPEDGYWEQRGWEGTGEVNTVAKLHSTTVRDGTVRVGGHAYAGTRGIDAVQVSTDGGDSWTEATLSDPLPGAVPLDAEDPDPDGAAADAWRMWEHEYDADGRHEVVVRAIDGEGERQTEDREGVRPSGATGWVSETVRP